ATCAGCAGGTCGCCGCCATTGGGACGCTGCACGGCAATGCGCAGGTTGTTGGAAGCGCGCACCGAACGGGTTTCGGGCAGGCTGCCGGCCGGCATGACGTCGACGAAGTGCTCGTCGGCGTAGCGCTTTTCGTACAGGGCCTGGAAGTCGGTGCCCAGGGCCTCGGGCCGGATGCGCGCGTATAGCGTGGAGAACATGCCGCGGATCATGGGCACCAGGTGGGGCACGAAGGTCAGGCCGACCTTGCCGCCGGCCAGCTTTTCCAGCTGTTCGGAAATTTCGGGGTGATGGCGGTGGCCGGCCACCCCGTATGCCTTGAAGTTGTCGCTGGCTTCGGAAAACAGCGTGCTGACTTCGGCCTTGCGGCCGGCGCCCGACACGCCGGACTTGCAGTCGGCGATAAGGGTCTGGGTATCGACCAGCGCGGCGCCGTTTTCGAGCAGCGGCGCCAGGCCCAGCAGCACGGTGGTGGGATAGCAGCCCGGGTTGCCGATGACACGCGCCTTGGACACGGCCTGGCGGTTGAGTTCGACCAGGCCGTAGACCGATTCGGCCAGGATGTCGGGGCACGCGTGCGGCAT
This genomic window from Bordetella petrii contains:
- the argC gene encoding N-acetyl-gamma-glutamyl-phosphate reductase, producing MAHASNSRIKVGIVGGTGYTGVELLRLLSQHPHVELTAITSRKEDGLPVADMYPNLRGRVNLAFSTPEKANLADCDVVFFATPHGVAMAQAQELLAAGTRIIDLAADFRLQDTATFERWYKMPHACPDILAESVYGLVELNRQAVSKARVIGNPGCYPTTVLLGLAPLLENGAALVDTQTLIADCKSGVSGAGRKAEVSTLFSEASDNFKAYGVAGHRHHPEISEQLEKLAGGKVGLTFVPHLVPMIRGMFSTLYARIRPEALGTDFQALYEKRYADEHFVDVMPAGSLPETRSVRASNNLRIAVQRPNGGDLLIVLVIQDNLVKGASGQAVQNMNLMFGLPESAGLDQVAILP